One Brassica oleracea var. oleracea cultivar TO1000 chromosome C7, BOL, whole genome shotgun sequence genomic window carries:
- the LOC106301157 gene encoding uncharacterized protein LOC106301157: protein MFTYSTKRRNPSRSGSLLSSGLGVCFVESMCDEIMNTSLKQGSKIKPKLANRRIATSQVPLAVHCVAELSVPSVIVVIQWKEIFIDVYMNQELQKQRGRGYGLNWMETRTVIKPHEAVC, encoded by the exons ATGTTTACATACTCGACTAAAAGGAGGAACCCCTCGCGCTCTGGCTCTCTTCTTTCTTCTG GTTTGGGTGTGTGTTTTGTCGAGAGTATGTGCGACGAAATCATGAACACATCTCTGAAACAAGGATCGAAGATCAAACCCAAATTAGCCAATCGTCGTATTGCCACCAG TCAGGTGCCACTGGCTGTACATTGCGTTGCAGAGTTATCTGTTCCCTCAGTCATAGTAGTTATCCAGTGGAAGGAGATCTTTATAGATGTATACATGAACCAAGAGCTGCAAAAACAAAGGGGCAGGGGATATGGGCTTAACTGGATGGAAACTAGGACTGTCATAAAGCCGCATGAAGCTGTTTGCTGA
- the LOC106301156 gene encoding GTP-binding protein ERG-like, which translates to MKAFRSLRILISISRTETPYSKTHLPQNFIRRSYSAQPNLDEPTSVNGDSVFDGSQYSIEDPVKKPKQPNWDKGYRERVQRELFPQEKQSSEEEEEDEDSIDRSRILAKALLEAALESADDELGEGEVREEDQKSLNVGIIGPPNAGKSSLTNFMVGTKVAAASRKTNTTTHEVLGVLTKGDTQVCFFDTPGLMLKKSGYGYKDIKARVQNAWTSVDLFDVLIVMFDVHRHLTCPDSRVVRLITYMGEEANPKQKRILCMNKVDLVEKKKDLLKVAEEFQNLPAYERYFMISGLKGSGVRDLSQYLMDQAVTKPWEEDPFTMSEEVMKNISLEVVRERLLDHVHQEVPYGVEHRLVDWREQRDGSLRIEQHLITPKLSQRKILVGKSGSKIGRIGIEANEELRRIMNRKVHLILKVLLK; encoded by the exons ATGAAAGCTTTTAGATCTCTACGAATTCTAATCTCCATCTCACGAACGGAGACACCTTACAGTAAAACCCATCTTCCTCAGAACTTCATCCGCCGGTCTTACTCGGCGCAGCCGAATCTAGACGAGCCCACTTCCGTCAACGGAGACTCTGTTTTCGATGGCAGTCAGTACTCAATCGAAGATCCCGTGAAGAAGCCCAAACAACCCAATTGGGATAAAGGGTACAGAGAAAGAGTACAGAGAGAGCTGTTCCCACAAGAGAAACAGAGCTCCGAAGAAGAAGAAGAAGATGAGGATAGTATTGATCGGTCGAGGATTCTCGCAAAGGCTCTCCTTGAGGCTGCTCTTGAATCAGCTGATGACGAACTCGGTGAAGGTGAGGTTAGAGAAGAAGACCAGAAGTCTCTTAACGTCGGAATCATCGGCCCACCAAACGCCGGCAAATCTTCCCTCACTAACTTCATG GTTGGAACAAAGGTTGCAGCTGCCTCACGGAAGACAAACACGACGACCCATGAAGTGTTGGGAGTGTTGACAAAAGGGGATACACAAGTT TGTTTCTTTGATACTCCTGGTTTAATGCTCAAGAAAAGCGGGTATGGTTACAAAGACATCAAGGCCCGTGTGCAAAATGCTTGGACTTCGGTTGATCTATTTGATGTCCTCATTGTTATGTTTGATGTCCACAGGCATCTCACCTG TCCGGATTCAAGAGTTGTACGCTTGATTACATACATGGGAGAGGAAGCAAATCCGAAACAGAAGCGCATTTTATGTATGAACAAAGTTGATTTAGTTGAGAAGAAGAAAGATCTATTAAAGGTTGCTGAGGAGTTCCAAAATCTCCCGGCATATGAAAG GTACTTCATGATATCAGGACTAAAGGGATCTGGAGTCAGAGATCTCAGCCAATATTTAATGGACCAGGCAGTAACAAAGCCATGGGAGGAAGATCCATTCACAATGAGTGAAGAAGTGATGAAGAACATCTCTCTTGAAGTTGTTAGGGAGAGATTACTAGACCATGTTCATCAG GAAGTACCATATGGGGTGGAGCACCGTCTAGTGGACTGGAGAGAGCAGCGAGACGGGTCTTTGAGGATCGAACAGCATCTCATCACTCCTAAACTTAGCCAACGCAAGATTCTTGTGGGGAAGAGCGGTTCCAAGATCGG GAGGATAGGAATAGAGGCTAATGAAGAACTCAGGAGAATAATGAATCGTAAAGTTCATCTCATCCTCAAGGTATTGCTCAAGTGA
- the LOC106304164 gene encoding uncharacterized protein LOC106304164 — MAKSMRCKRVKRLRAIRREIVEKEAFTLTRDDAKSAAIEAALAAPKLPVRQPPPSPFMEVVSSTTESASASGTIANDSDVEMDGEKHNKSLKPIGRKLKKKFKMGMKNRRSKGFLRGKRV, encoded by the exons ATGGCGAAATCTATGAGATGCAAGAGGGTGAAGAGATTGAGAGCTATAAGAAGAGAAATAGTGGAGAAGGAAGCATTCACCCTAACGAGAGACGACGCCAAATCCGCCGCCATCGAAGCCGCACTCGCCGCCCCCAAGTTACCGGTTCGTCAACCACCACCTTCTCCGTTCATGGAAGTTGTCTCGTCTACCACCGAGTCCGCCTCTGCCTCCGGTACTATAGCTAACGATTCCG ATGTGGAAATGGATGGTGAGAAGCATAACAAGTCTCTAAAACCCATCGGGAGGAAGCTGAAGAAGAAGTTTAAGATGGGGATGAAGAATCGTCGCAGCAAGGGTTTCCTTCGAGGCAAGCGTGTCTAA
- the LOC106305030 gene encoding peroxidase 7-like has product MKAAVVSVLILLVIFVAWPVSADRKDLPGAGGYGGDEDDDNDTKSWFPLDNQLSLSYYDRICPDFEKIVATKVREWTKKDSSLGPALLRLLFHDCGVTGCDASVLLDHEGSERRSPASKTLRGFELIDDIKSEIEKACPGLVSCADILTAASRDATFQLGGPYWPNAYGRRDSTDSYARDVEKVPSGRRDITGLLETFQSYGLNVLDLVVLSGAHTIGKAYCGTIQSRLYNFNATYGTDPSIESKYADFLRRKCRVASETVYLDAETPVKFDNQYYINLQKNMGVLTTDQELVKDPRTAPLVKAFAEQPPHMFR; this is encoded by the exons ATGAAGGCGGCCGTGGTATCAGTCCTCATCCTACTCGTGATTTTCGTGGCCTGGCCGGTATCAGCTGACAGGAAAGACTTACCTGGAGCTGGAGGATACGGAGGCGACGAGGACGATGACAATGACACAAAGTCTTGGTTTCCTTTGGACAATCAGTTATCACTGAGTTATTATGATAGGATTTGTCCAGATTTTGAGAAGATCGTTGCTACCAAAGTGAGAGAATGGACAAAGAAGGACTCCTCCCTTGGTCCAGCCCTCCTCCGCCTTCTCTTCCACGATTGCGGTGTCACG GGATGTGATGCATCCGTTCTTCTAGACCACGAAGGATCAGAGAGAAGATCCCCAGCGAGCAAAACCCTAAGAGGCTTCGAGCTAATCGACGATATCAAGTCTGAGATAGAAAAAGCCTGCCCTGGCTTAGTCTCCTGCGCCGACATCCTAACCGCAGCTAGCCGGGACGCAACCTTCCAACTCGGTGGTCCTTACTGGCCTAACGCGTATGGACGTCGTGACTCCACCGACTCTTACGCTAGAGATGTCGAGAAAGTCCCTTCAGGCCGCCGTGACATCACTGGCCTTCTCGAGACGTTTCAGTCTTACGGTCTCAATGTTCTCGACCTTGTTGTCCTTTCCGGAGCCCACACCATAGGAAAAGCCTACTGTGGCACCATCCAGTCGAGGCTTTACAACTTCAACGCAACTTATGGAACTGATCCGTCGATTGAGTCCAAATACGCAGATTTCTTGCGTCGCAAATGTCGTGTGGCTTCAGAGACCGTTTACCTAGACGCTGAGACTCCGGTGAAATTCGACAACCAGTATTACATTAATCTTCAAAAGAATATGGGAGTCTTGACCACTGATCAGGAGCTTGTGAAGGACCCTAGGACCGCTCCACTTGTGAAGGCTTTTGCAGAGCAGCCACCTCACATGTTCAGATAG
- the LOC106302687 gene encoding uncharacterized protein LOC106302687 encodes MFFIHVRILANDLPLALIEKTEEKQITKKQKQDWDEIPVRAISEILDATEIGVGSTLVVTETDTTDVLLSKTGSVMTNPSQKPLFYCDICRGNTPDVSPKYKLHLFVKYDSDSCTIMMLDSVAQSIIRNAATELWDGSYDEIEDPTILPQPIESLVGKSFCFGISLSTDNVNNGNTTFKVFEVWSGDKIQKIKSQTEPCSLLDTYSSTLSGGEVSLVDPNKESSYEGFSTPFSKRKEEDADLLDMTSTSKKPCTQKIKMENTKTDE; translated from the exons ATGTTTTTCATCCATGTTAGGATTTTGGCGAATGATCTTCCTCTGGCTCTTATTGAGAAAACAGAAGAAAAGCAAATTACCAAGAAACAAAAACAAGATTGGGATGAGATTCCTGTTCGAGCAATTTCTGAGATATTGGATGCTACTGAG ATTGGGGTTGGTTCTACTTTGGTTGTAACCGAAACCGACACAACCGACGTGTTACTAAGCAAAACTGGTTCTGTAATGACAAATCCCAGCCAGAAACCACTTTTCTATTGTGACATATGTCGTGGGAATACACCTGATGTCTCTCCAAA GTACAAACTTCATTTGTTTGTTAAATATGATAGCGATTCATGCACAATAATGATGCTTGACTCTGTTGCTCAATCTATTATTCGTAATGCTGCAACTGAACTTTGGGATGGTTCCTATGATGAG ATTGAAGATCCAACTATTCTACCTCAGCCTATTGAAAGTTTAGTTGGAAAATCCTTTTGTTTTGGTATTTCGCTAAGCACTGACAATGTAAACAATGGAAACACCACTTTTAAAGTGTTTGAGGTCTGGTCTGGAGATAAAATTCAGAAAATTAAATCTCAGACAGAGCCATGTTCCTTGCTGGACACTTATTCGTCAACTCTTTCTGGTGGTGAG GTTTCCCTGGTTGATCCAAACAAAGAAAGTTCATATGAAGGTTTTTCAACCCCATTCTCAAAGCGCAAAGAAGAAGATGCTGATCTATTGGACATGACATCTACGTCTAAGAAACCTTGCACTCAGAAGATCAAGATGGAGAATACAAAGACTGATGAGTAG